A stretch of DNA from Staphylococcus sp. KG4-3:
CAGACTTCAATTAAAGCTAGATGAACACCATTATCTTTTGACCATTGTTGTACAAATTCTGTTTCTGCATCTGTATCATGTACAAATGCATTTAATGCTACGACTGGTTCTAGTCCATATTTCCTTACATTTTTAACATGACGTTCTAAGTTAACGATACCGGATTTCAATGCTTCTACATTTTCTTCTTTTAAGTTATCTTTTGCTACACCGCCATGCATTTTAATAGCACGGATCGTTGCAACTACAACAACTGCTGAAGGTTCAAAACCTGCTTCACGTGCTTTAATATTAATGAATTTTTCTGCACCTAAATCAGATCCAAATCCTGCTTCTGTAACAACGATATCCGCTAAGTCTCTTGCAGTTTCTGTAGCTAATATAGAGTTACAACCATGAGCAATGTTAGCAAATGGTCCGCCATGTACAAGTGCCGGTGTACCTTCAATAGTTTGTACAAGATTAGGTTTAATCGCATCTTTTAATATCATAGCTAATGCGCCTTCAACTTTTAAATCTGCTACTGTCACTGGTTTACGTGAACGAGTATAACCAATTGTGATATTACTAATTTTTGCTTTCAAATCATTTATATTATTTGCTAAGCAGAGGATTGCCATGATTTCAGAAGCTACAGTAATATTGAAACCATCTTCACGAGGTACGCCTTGAGTCGGGCCGCCTAAACCAACGATCACGTTGCGTAATGCACGATCATTCATATCTAACACACGTTTCCACTCGATACGTCTTTGATCTATTTCTAACTCGTTCCCCTGATGGATATGGTTATCAATAAATGCTGATAACGCATTATTTGCAGTTGTAATAGCGTGAAAATCCCCATTAAAATGCAAATTGATATCTTCCATAGGTAGCACTTGAGCATATCCGCCACCAGTAGCGCCACCTTTAATACCAAAAGTTGGCCCTAAAGCTGGTTCACGTAGTGCAACCATCACATTTTGTTTAAGTTGATTAAATGCATCAGATAAACCAACTGTAACTGTTGATTTACCTTCACCTGCTGGCGTTGGACTCATAGCAGTTACTAAGACTACTTTCCCCTTACCATTTTTTTGTTGAACTTGATTAATATCAATCTTTGCTTTGTAATGACCATAAGGTTCTAATGCATCCGCTGGAATACCAGCTTTCTTTGCAATTTCCCCAATTGGTTTTAATGTAGATTGATTTGCAATATCTAAATCAGATAAATGTGTCAAATTCATTCGTCCCTTCTAAAATTAATTTTTAAATCAATAATCACTATATATTTATCATATATACTACTGACAAAAATAAATCCTTACATACTTTATATTAACCAACTTAAGTTGCGTTGTCGACTTTTATAGATAGCGCTTCCACTAATATAGGGTAATATTAAAACTTTAGATTACATAAACACTATTTTGTTTTCTAATTCAAAAACTACCTTTATATCTCTTATATGTTAAAGAGATATAAAGGTAGTTTAGGTTGAGTGTTATATAACTTACTGTTCAAAAATAACAAGTTCTATTTTTGGATTAGCCTTTGTTTAATCTTCCATGGTACTTAAATCACCTTCGGGTAAATCAAGCTCCCATGCTTTAAGTACACGACGCATGATTTTACCTGAACGTGTTTTTGGTAACTTATCTTTAAACTCAATTTCTCTTGGTGCAGCATGAGCAGCTAATCCTTCTTTAACAAATTTACGAATTTCTTCTTTTAATTCATCTGATTCGTCATATTCAGGACGTAATGCGACGAACGCTTTAATAATTTCTCCTCTGACAGGATCAGGCTTACCAATGACACCCGCTTCAGCTACTGCTTCATGTTCTACTAATTTGGACTCTACTTCAAATGGACCTACGCGTTCTCCAGCTGTCATAATTACATCATCTACACGTCCTTGGAACCAAAAATATCCGTCTTCGTCTTTATAAGCTGAATCACCAGATACATACCAATCACCAATGAAATAAGAATCGTATTTTTCTGGGTTTTTCCAAATGGAAACCATCATAGATGGCCATCCTTTTTTAATCGCAAGATTTCCCATTCTATTTGGTGGTAATTCATTTCCTTGGTCATCAATAATTGTTGCTTCTACACCAGGTAGTGGTTTACCCATAGATCCTAACTTAACGTCCATAGAAGGGTAATTCACTATCATATGGCCACCAGTTTCAGTCATCCACCATGTATCTAGTACACGTTTACCAAAGACATCTTTAGCCCATTTGATGACTTCAGGATTTAATGGTTCACCAACGGATAAGATGCTTTTAACTGATGATAAATCAAATTTTTCAATTATATCATCACCTGCACTCATCAACATTCTTAATGCTGTTGGCGCTGTATACCATATAGTAACTTTAAATTCTTCGATCATTCCATACCAAGCTTCAGGTGAAAATCTACCACCAGCAATACAGTTTGTAACACCATTTAACCAAGGACTAAATATCCCATAAGATGTACCAGTTACCCAACCTGGATCGGCAGTACACCAATATACATCATCTTCTTTAAAATCTAATACATATTTACCAGATATATAATGTAATAACATAGCTCTTTGTGCATGTAATACGCCTTTTGGTTGTCCTGTAGAACCTGAAGTGTAATGTAAAATTAAACCATCATCTAAAGATAGCCATTCAGTCTCAAATTGATCACTAGCTTGCTCAAATTCAGTATTAAAATCAACGTAAGTGTCATCTACTTCATCATCTACCACTACAATGGTTTCTAAATGTGGTAATTTGTCTTTTGGTATTCTAGGTAGTAATGCATTCGTAGTGATTATAACTTTAGCTTCACTATTCTCTAATCTATCGCCAACCGCTTTTTCCATAAACGCTTCAAATAATGGACCGACAATAGCACCTATTTTTAACGTTCCAAAAAGAGCAAAATAGAGTTCCGGCGTTCTTGGCATAAATACAAAAACTCGATCTCCTTTTTCAACGTTAGCTTTATTTTTTAGCACATTTGCAGCTTTGTTAGCATTTGCTTTCATTTCGTTAAAAGTATAACTTTCTTTACGTTGATCATCTTTATAATGTAAGGCAATTTTTTCCCCTTTACCTTCATCTACATGACGATCAATACATTCATGTGCCATATTCACATTTCCTGTTTCATACCATGAAAATGACTTTTCTACCTCTTTCCAATCAAATTGATTATATTCTGTTGCATAGTCTTGAAGGTTAAAATCTCCACTTTCCCCTTTGTATACTTCTACTTTCATTTTAAATCCCCCTCTGAATGAAATCGTCTCTTCAAAAATTATTATAACTAACATTTTCAAAATTTTCAAAATAATTAGTGTAAGCGAATTCATTTACATGTTATTTTATTCAATTATCACTTATACTATAAATAATAAGATTGATTATAGAATACCCATGTGGTAGTTTGGAGTGAAAAAATGAAACATATTAAAACATATCAATCCCAAACCTATCAGTTAGACGAAGGACAGTTTGTCATTGAAGGCCCTATTCCATGTAGAAAGCTTGAAAAAATGACATTTGATGAAGGTTTATCTGCCTTTCGTCCACCGAAAGATCAATTTGAAGCAGTTAAAGAAATCAGTGAATTAGAAGAAGGTAGAATATTTATATTACGTAAAGAACAACACATTGTTGGGTATGTGACTTTTCATTATCCTGACCCTTTAGAAAGATGGTCAAACGGTGATTTAGAATACTTAATAGAATTAGGCGCAATTGAAATCAGTTTAGCTTATAGGCACTTACATTTAGGAAGCGAATTGATTAAAGTAAGTCTCGCTGCAGATGAATATGAAGATTACATTGTATTAACGACAGAATATTATTGGCACTGGGATTTAAAAAATTCTGGCCTCGATGTATATGAATATAAAAAATTAATGCAAAAACTTATGGGGTATGGGGGCCTTGAGATTTTTGCAACAGACGATCCAGAAATTACGAGTCATCCAGCAAATTGTTTGATGGCTAGAATCGGTTCAAGAATTTCTATTGAGCAATTACAAGCATTTGATGATATTAGATTCATGAATCGATTTTTCTTTTAAAGGGGAGAAAAATATGAGTAATATGCAACAAACAACAGGTTATGTTTACGCTAATGAACTTTTACAATATCGATTTAGTAATAAACATCCATTTAATCAAATGAGATTAAAATTAACAACAGAATTACTTATGGAACTAGGACAATTAAAGCAACATCACATTATAGCACCCAGAATAGCATCAGATGATGAATTATCGCTAATACATTCCTATGATTATATACAAGCAATAAGGCATGCTTCGCATGGTATTTTAAATGAAAATGAAGCTAAAAAATATGGCTTAGATGGAGAGGATACACTTCAATTTAGAATGATGCATAAACATAGTGCACGCATCGTCGGTGGTGCGTTAAACTTAGCAGATCAAATTATGAGTGGTACCTTAACAAACGGTTGTCATTTAGGTGGTGGCTTACATCATAGTCTTCCTGGGCGTGCAAATGGCTTTTGTATTTATAACGATGTTGCCATTACAATTTCATATTTAATGAAAAAATACAGTCAACGGGTTCTGTGTATTGATACGGATGCTCATCATGGAGACGGTACTCAATGGAGTTTCTACACTAATGATCAATCACTAATCTATTCAATACATGAAACAGGAAAGTTTTTATTTCCAGGTTCAGGCCATTATACAGAGCGTGGCACCGAAAAAGGATTTGGCTATACGGTTAATATACCGTTAGAACCTTATACTGAAGATCAGTCCTTTTTAGATGTTTTTAAACAAACCATTGAACCCGTCGTAGCATCATTTAAACCGGATATTATTGTAAGTGTCCATGGTGTAGATATACATTATCTTGACCCACTCACACATATGAGCTGCACATTGAATACACTTTATGAAATACCATACATTATTAAATCACTAGCTGATACATATACACAAGGTAAGGTTATTATGTTTGGTGGCGGTGGCTATAATATATGGAAAGTTGTGCCACGTGCATGGTCTCATGTATTTTTAGCATTGATAGGAGAACAATCCCCAACAGGTAATCTTCCAGAACGATGGCTTAGTAAATGGCAACCTTATGCTACTTGTGCGCTACCTACCAATTGGAATGATGATAAAGAGAATTATATAGAAATACCTCGAAGAAAAGAAATAAGTGAGATTAATATGAAACAGGCTCAAAAAGTATTGAACTGGTTTAAATAAGGGTGCAATAATCAAGTTAAAACGTAAAAATTTCTGAGCATAAAATAAGCATCAATTTCTATAATTTTTAATAGAAATTGATGCATTCTTTATTTTCATGAAATTTTGTAGCAGTTTTATAACTTGCCTATTGTTCGGCGTAATTGTATATGTATAGTTACACAAGGTCGAACCATACTATATCCTAGCAAGTAAATAAGTTAATCGTAAAATTTCAAATAAAAAAAGAGCTAACCGATTATGGATTAACTCTCTTATTTTGAAGAAGGAGGTTTATGGCCCCACTCCCATTTTGGTACAAATAAATATATAAATTATTTTGTAGTACCTCTATATTCAATTCTGTGAGGTAAAATTACATTAGGCTCATCGATATCTTCTTCATTCATATATTTTGTAAGTAATCTCATACCAACTGCACCTATGTCATACAACGGCTGAATTACACTAGAAAGTTGTGGTCTAACCATTTCAACAAGTCTTGTATTATTAAAGCTAACAATTTGTAAATCGTCCGGAACACTTACGCCAGCATCTTGAGCAGCATGCACCAATCCAATAGCTTGTTCGTCACTGATTGATAAGATTGCATCCGGTTTTGCAGTTGCTAATGATTCAAACGCACGTAATCCATCTTTATAGGTTTCATTTCCATTAAAGATTAATTGTTCGTCTAATTTTAATTTATGTTGAACTAATACATCTTTTAATCCTACTAAAACATCTTCTTGTGCTTTCTTAGAATAATCTCCACCTACAAAGGCAAATGATTTAGCACCTTTTTCGATTAAGTGTTCTGTTATTTCTTTAGCAGCAGCTTCAAAATCAATATTAACTGATGAGATGCCTTCATCTTTACCATTAGTACCTGAAACAACTACTGGTACTGAAGATTTATTAATTAAATCTTTTATTTCCTCAGAGATTGTACCTCCTAAGAATATGATACCATCCACTTGTTTACTTAACAGATTATTAAAAATTTCTTTTTCCTTACTTGGGTCATTATCAGAATTTGAAATAATAGAATGGTATTTATACATTGTTGCGATATCTTCTAAACCACGTGCTAATTGTGAATAATACACATTTGAGATATCTGGAATAATAACGCCAACTGTTGTTGTACGTTTACTTGCTAATCCTCTTGCTACTGCATTTGGACGATAGTTTAACTTCTTAATAACTTCGTTTACTTTGTCACGTGTTTCAGGCTTAACATTTTGGTTGCCATTAACTACACGAGAAACGGTTGCCATAGAAACTCTAGCTTCTCTAGCTACATCATATATTGTAACAGTCATATTTTCCTCCTTGAAAGCGATTTCTTTATTATTATAATCTGTTTTCATAACATTTTCAAAGTTTACCACATTTTTAGAAAATGTAAAATCATTTTGTTTTAATTGTTATAATGTTTTTTATTCCATAGTATTAAAAACCCCGCTTATATTACTAGCTTTAAATTTCCATTATAATCTAATTAGATAGAATTAAAGATATAAAAATACTACTCAATTTTAAATATAAACTGATATTGAATGTAATGTCTGAAAATAAATTATGCTTAAAGATAATCTCATATTATTGTAAAAATGCAAAAAAAGTGGGACAGAAATCTAATTTATTTAGAAAGATTACGTCACCATACTTTTGGAAGAAATAAAAAAAGATTGACCAGGCCTGAAGGTTGAGTAGAACCCTCACTATCTCAATATAATGATTAAGGCTGAGACAATTAAATTTGTCCCAGCCTTATATAGCAATATTGCCTCAAACTTTGCAACTATTATTTAAGTTTTTTACTGTTGTACATATCTGCAAGTGGTTTAATTTCATTGTAGAATTTATCAAATTCATTGAAGTCCATTTGTTGTCCACTATCACTTAATGCAACAGATGGATCAGGATGTACTTCAGCCATAATGCCGTCAGCGCCAACTGCTAAGCCAGCTTTTGCTGTTGGAATCATGATATCTTTACGTCCAGTACTGTGCGTAACATCAACCATTACTGGTAAGTGTGTACCTTGTTTTAAGATTGGTACAGCAGAAATATCTAAAGTATTTCTTGTTGCTTTTTCATATGTGCGGATGCCTCGTTCACATAAGATAATATTTTCATTACCTTGTGAAGCGATATATTCAGCTGCATATATAAATTCTTCAATTGTAGCTGATAAGCCACGTTTTAATAATATAGGTTTGTTTGAACGACCTGCTTCTTTAAGCAATTCAAAGTTTTGCATGTTACGTGCACCAATTTGGAATACATCTAAGTATTCATCAGCTACTTCAAAGTCTGCTGGGTTAACTATTTCACTTACGACATTTAAGCCGTATTTATCTTTAGTATTTTTAAGTATTTTTAGACCTTCAACACCTAATCCTTGGAAATCATATGGAGATGTACGCGGTTTAAATGCCCCACCTCTAATGAATTTTTCTCCTCTAGCTTGTAAATTAGCTGCAACGGCATCAACTTGCTCTTGAGATTCTACTGAACATGGTCCAAATACAAATGATTTGTTGCCATCTCCAATAATACCTCCATTATCAAATTGAACAATAGTATCTTCTGGTTTTAATTTTCTAGATACATATAAGTGTTTTTCATTTTCAGATTTTTGCAAATCAGTAGAGGCTTTAAAAATTTCTTTAAATAATTGTTTGATTACATTGTCATTAAATGGTCCTTCGTTCTTATCTAATAATTGATTAATCATTTCTTTTTCACGTTGAGGATCATATACAAGTGTGCCCTGTTTACGTTTTTCCTCGCCTATTTTTTGTGCTATTTTACCTCTTTTAGATAATAGCCCTAAAATCTCTTCATTAATCTCAACTATCTCATCTCTGTATTCTTTTAATTTGTCTGTCATTTTTATTCACCTCTATGAAAAATTTAAAAAGCGATATTTTATTCTGCTTTAAAGCGATAAAATATATGTTAAACGTTATTCTAACAATAACTACTTAGAAGTTCAAGTAGCGATTGAAAAAAATCACTTTAAAAGTGAATAACATTAATGATAACTGAATTTTCAGTCAATATCTAGACCTTTTTTACACTATTATATGTTTTTCAATATTTCTTCATAATAGCAATTTAAATAATCTATGTATAAAATTTAACATTCCACAAGAAATTAAAAGCGAAAAGCAAGCATGTTTAGAAATGAATTTATGAATATACCAATTACAAAGAATTAATTGATTAATAATCTAATCGTTGCTTCAAATAACGTAAACAAAAAGAATCCAAAACAATTATTATGTCTTGGATCCTTTTATTGATTAAATTAATCATTGAATGTTCTTTTATCAATTTTACTTTCAGCTTTTTCTGTCTTATTCACTTGTGGTCTGTTTTTAGTATACGTTTTTTTAGTTGATTTACTTTTAGTTGGTTTTGTCTTTTTTTCACTATTCTGTGCTTCATCATGGTTAAGAATACCATCATTTGATTTAGTAGATGAATTATTAGTATTTTGCTTTGCACTACTTTGTCCAACTGATTGTTCGCTTAAATTTCTTGTAGCATTTTCATGAACAATAATACCATCTTTAAATGTTACAGTCTTATGTGTTTGTTTAACACGTTGTTCAGCTGCTGTTGGCTTTGAAATTTCTGTTGTTGTTGCTTTTTTATTACTTTTGTCTGCACTATTATCAACTTTATCAGTTGATTCTACTGCATTTCCAACATTTGGAGTAATTAAAGTTGGCACAGAATGATGTTTAGCTTGCTTTGGCGACTCTGGAACTAGTAAATTAGCAGTATTCTCCGCAATGCTTTGATTATTATTAATTGCTTTTTGTTTGTTATTAGCTGCTAATGCTAAGCCTGATGCAGTAACTGTACCAGTAATCGCTGCTGTAGACTTACCTCCATCATGAGAAGATGATTCGTTAGTAGTTTCTTGCGTTACTAATTTTGGTGCGGCTTTATCTGATTGTTTTGGTTTATTATCTTCATTAGTCAGTTTCGAAGTGTTTTCTGAAACCTCTGAATCATTATTTATTGCTTCTTTTTTATTTTGTGCTGCGCTTGCTAAACCACTTGCAGCAATAGCACCTCCTGCAGTTGCTGCCGCTGTTTTACCATTGACGCCTTCATTTTGAGCTGAGTCATCTGTAGAGTTTGTTCTAATGTCTGAATTATCCGATGTTTCTTCTTTTATAGCGTCTTGTTGAGCATTGATTTCATCTTCAGTTGGTTTAGCATCTGGATCAATGTGTTCAGTAGATAAATTATTGGACGCTACATCATCATTATTATTTTCATTTTTTGCTTCTTGTTGCTCTTGTGCCTCAGGTGACATATTAGCTAAGTCATTATCAGATGCTTCTTTTTGAATGGCAACTTTTTGGGCTGCTAATTCTTCATCTGTCACTTCAGTGTTATTTTTTTGAGATTCTGCAATAGTTGATTTCAACCCTGCTAATTTATTTTCAGCATCTTGTTGTTCTTGTTCACTTTGTGCAACAATATTCGATTTAAATTGTTCTTTATTATCTGGAACATTTTTATTAGAAGATCTAGATTTACTAATGGAAACTAAACCTAAAGCTGAACCAATCACAGCGCCTACGATAAATCCATACACAAATTCATTTCTGGCACCTTTTGTAAAATATTCTGGTACTTGATAACTTTCTAAGTTTCTTTCATAATTATCTCGATTATAGTATTTCATAATTGAATGCCCCCTATAACAAATGCACTTAAATAAGTTTCAAACCTCATTTAAGTGCATTTGTTTTTTAAATATATGAATTATTTGTTATCTACACGTGTAGTATAGCTATGATTTGTATCGTTTGCTACACTGCTCGCTTTATAATTTGCACTATCTCTACGATTTCTTCTGTTTTGCCATTTATCAGCAACTTCCATTGCTACATTTGACCATTGTACAACTTGAGAAATTTTGTCTTCATTTTGAGAAATATTGTGCGTAATTGAGTTTGTAACTCGATCAACTGAACCATTTAAAGTTTGTACAGAATCACCGATACCTTTAACAGCATCAACTACTGAATTTAAACGATCAGATTTATCTTGAATATCTTCAGTTAAGCGATTCGCTTTGTGAAGTAAATCTGTAGATTCACGTGTAATACCTTGAATTTGCCCTTCAACTCCATCAAGTGTTTTAGCAACGTGATCTAAATTCTTCTTAACTGAAAGTAATACTACAACGATACCAATTACTAATATTAGAAATGCAATCGCCGCAATAATTCCAGCTATAGGTAAAATCCATTCCATTAAAAACGCCTCCTATTAATCATATGTTGTTATTTAATATAAATACCCCCATCATTTTAACATAAACATATTAAAATGACGAAGTGGCACCAACTTTTTCCATATAAGCACGTTGAATTTTTTGTATATCGCCAGCACCCATAAATAGAATAACTGAGTTATTATATTGTTCTAATATGCTTACACTTTGCTCATCGATTAGTTTTGCGCCATCGATTCTTTGAATCAAATCTTGAATTGTTAAATTACCAGTATTTTCTCTTATAGAACCAAAAATCTCACATAAGAATGTTGTATCAGCTAAACTTAAGCAATCTGCAAATTCATCTAAAAACGCTTGAGTTCTGCTAAACGTATGAGGTTGGAAAACTGCGATAACATCTTTATTAGGGTATTTCTTTCTCGCTGTTTCAATTGTAGCACTAATTTCTCTAGGGTGGTGCGCATAATCATCAACTAACACTTGATTTCCAATTTTTGTCTCGTTGAACCTTCTTTTCACGCCACCAAACGTTTCTAACGCAGCTTTGATATTATCTACGTTTAGGCTCTCTAAATAGCTAATTGTAATTACAGCAAGACCATTTAGAATGTTATGATCGCCAAATTGTGGCGAAAGGAAGGTGTCATAGTATTCGTTTTTAATGTAAACATCAAATTGAGTACCTTTTTCACTAATTTTTAAGTTATCTGCATAAACATCGTCATCTTTAGAAAAACCATAATAGTAAACTGGTACGTCAGCTTCAATTTTTCGTAAATGCTCATCATCGCCCCATGCAATAATAGCCTTTTTCACGTTCTGCGCCA
This window harbors:
- a CDS encoding formate--tetrahydrofolate ligase, yielding MTHLSDLDIANQSTLKPIGEIAKKAGIPADALEPYGHYKAKIDINQVQQKNGKGKVVLVTAMSPTPAGEGKSTVTVGLSDAFNQLKQNVMVALREPALGPTFGIKGGATGGGYAQVLPMEDINLHFNGDFHAITTANNALSAFIDNHIHQGNELEIDQRRIEWKRVLDMNDRALRNVIVGLGGPTQGVPREDGFNITVASEIMAILCLANNINDLKAKISNITIGYTRSRKPVTVADLKVEGALAMILKDAIKPNLVQTIEGTPALVHGGPFANIAHGCNSILATETARDLADIVVTEAGFGSDLGAEKFINIKAREAGFEPSAVVVVATIRAIKMHGGVAKDNLKEENVEALKSGIVNLERHVKNVRKYGLEPVVALNAFVHDTDAETEFVQQWSKDNGVHLALIEVWEKGGKGGVDLANKVLEVIEQPQTFKHLYDLEQPLEDKIETIVKEIYGGSKVTFSSKAQKQLQQFKDNGWDHYPICMAKTQYSFSDDATQLGAPEGFEITIRELEAKTGAGFIVALTGAIMTMPGLPKKPAALNMDVTDDGHAVGLF
- the acsA gene encoding acetate--CoA ligase produces the protein MKVEVYKGESGDFNLQDYATEYNQFDWKEVEKSFSWYETGNVNMAHECIDRHVDEGKGEKIALHYKDDQRKESYTFNEMKANANKAANVLKNKANVEKGDRVFVFMPRTPELYFALFGTLKIGAIVGPLFEAFMEKAVGDRLENSEAKVIITTNALLPRIPKDKLPHLETIVVVDDEVDDTYVDFNTEFEQASDQFETEWLSLDDGLILHYTSGSTGQPKGVLHAQRAMLLHYISGKYVLDFKEDDVYWCTADPGWVTGTSYGIFSPWLNGVTNCIAGGRFSPEAWYGMIEEFKVTIWYTAPTALRMLMSAGDDIIEKFDLSSVKSILSVGEPLNPEVIKWAKDVFGKRVLDTWWMTETGGHMIVNYPSMDVKLGSMGKPLPGVEATIIDDQGNELPPNRMGNLAIKKGWPSMMVSIWKNPEKYDSYFIGDWYVSGDSAYKDEDGYFWFQGRVDDVIMTAGERVGPFEVESKLVEHEAVAEAGVIGKPDPVRGEIIKAFVALRPEYDESDELKEEIRKFVKEGLAAHAAPREIEFKDKLPKTRSGKIMRRVLKAWELDLPEGDLSTMED
- a CDS encoding GNAT family N-acetyltransferase, with protein sequence MKHIKTYQSQTYQLDEGQFVIEGPIPCRKLEKMTFDEGLSAFRPPKDQFEAVKEISELEEGRIFILRKEQHIVGYVTFHYPDPLERWSNGDLEYLIELGAIEISLAYRHLHLGSELIKVSLAADEYEDYIVLTTEYYWHWDLKNSGLDVYEYKKLMQKLMGYGGLEIFATDDPEITSHPANCLMARIGSRISIEQLQAFDDIRFMNRFFF
- a CDS encoding acetoin utilization protein AcuC, yielding MSNMQQTTGYVYANELLQYRFSNKHPFNQMRLKLTTELLMELGQLKQHHIIAPRIASDDELSLIHSYDYIQAIRHASHGILNENEAKKYGLDGEDTLQFRMMHKHSARIVGGALNLADQIMSGTLTNGCHLGGGLHHSLPGRANGFCIYNDVAITISYLMKKYSQRVLCIDTDAHHGDGTQWSFYTNDQSLIYSIHETGKFLFPGSGHYTERGTEKGFGYTVNIPLEPYTEDQSFLDVFKQTIEPVVASFKPDIIVSVHGVDIHYLDPLTHMSCTLNTLYEIPYIIKSLADTYTQGKVIMFGGGGYNIWKVVPRAWSHVFLALIGEQSPTGNLPERWLSKWQPYATCALPTNWNDDKENYIEIPRRKEISEINMKQAQKVLNWFK
- the ccpA gene encoding catabolite control protein A translates to MTVTIYDVAREARVSMATVSRVVNGNQNVKPETRDKVNEVIKKLNYRPNAVARGLASKRTTTVGVIIPDISNVYYSQLARGLEDIATMYKYHSIISNSDNDPSKEKEIFNNLLSKQVDGIIFLGGTISEEIKDLINKSSVPVVVSGTNGKDEGISSVNIDFEAAAKEITEHLIEKGAKSFAFVGGDYSKKAQEDVLVGLKDVLVQHKLKLDEQLIFNGNETYKDGLRAFESLATAKPDAILSISDEQAIGLVHAAQDAGVSVPDDLQIVSFNNTRLVEMVRPQLSSVIQPLYDIGAVGMRLLTKYMNEEDIDEPNVILPHRIEYRGTTK
- a CDS encoding bifunctional 3-deoxy-7-phosphoheptulonate synthase/chorismate mutase: MTDKLKEYRDEIVEINEEILGLLSKRGKIAQKIGEEKRKQGTLVYDPQREKEMINQLLDKNEGPFNDNVIKQLFKEIFKASTDLQKSENEKHLYVSRKLKPEDTIVQFDNGGIIGDGNKSFVFGPCSVESQEQVDAVAANLQARGEKFIRGGAFKPRTSPYDFQGLGVEGLKILKNTKDKYGLNVVSEIVNPADFEVADEYLDVFQIGARNMQNFELLKEAGRSNKPILLKRGLSATIEEFIYAAEYIASQGNENIILCERGIRTYEKATRNTLDISAVPILKQGTHLPVMVDVTHSTGRKDIMIPTAKAGLAVGADGIMAEVHPDPSVALSDSGQQMDFNEFDKFYNEIKPLADMYNSKKLK
- a CDS encoding DUF948 domain-containing protein; this encodes MEWILPIAGIIAAIAFLILVIGIVVVLLSVKKNLDHVAKTLDGVEGQIQGITRESTDLLHKANRLTEDIQDKSDRLNSVVDAVKGIGDSVQTLNGSVDRVTNSITHNISQNEDKISQVVQWSNVAMEVADKWQNRRNRRDSANYKASSVANDTNHSYTTRVDNK
- the murC gene encoding UDP-N-acetylmuramate--L-alanine ligase; translation: MTHYHFVGIKGAGMSSLAQIMRDLGNEVQGSDIQNYVFTEVALKNNGIKILPFNADNIKEDMVIVQGNAFPDTHEEIVRAHELKIEVIRYHDFLGHIINQYTSVAVTGAHGKTSTTGLLSHVMNGDKKTSFLIGDGTGLGIPASDYFAFEACEYRRHFLSYHPDYAIMTNIDFDHPDYFKDVDDVFNAFQEMAQNVKKAIIAWGDDEHLRKIEADVPVYYYGFSKDDDVYADNLKISEKGTQFDVYIKNEYYDTFLSPQFGDHNILNGLAVITISYLESLNVDNIKAALETFGGVKRRFNETKIGNQVLVDDYAHHPREISATIETARKKYPNKDVIAVFQPHTFSRTQAFLDEFADCLSLADTTFLCEIFGSIRENTGNLTIQDLIQRIDGAKLIDEQSVSILEQYNNSVILFMGAGDIQKIQRAYMEKVGATSSF